From a single Silene latifolia isolate original U9 population chromosome 6, ASM4854445v1, whole genome shotgun sequence genomic region:
- the LOC141587241 gene encoding mitogen-activated protein kinase 4-like, with product MDCFEALHSTGDGEKIKGVLTHGGRYVQYNVHGSLFEVSSKYAPPIRPIGRGASGLVCAAVNSETHQEVAIKKIGNAFDNIVDAKRTLREIKLLRHMNHENIIAIKDIIRPPKKEAFNDVYIVYELMDTDLHQIIRSNQPLTDDHCQYFLYQLLRGLKYVHSAKVLHRDLKPSNLLLNANCDLKIGDFGLARTTTETDFMTEYVVTRWYRAPELLLNCSEYTAAIDVWSVGCIFGEMMTREPLFPGKDYVHQLRLITELIGSPDETSLGFLRSNHARRYVKQLPKYPKQQFSARFPNMTPDATDLLEKMLLFDPNKRITVDEALCHPYLSSLHDINDEPACPTPFLVDFEQSSLTEEIVKELIWKESVKFNPDPSH from the exons ATGGATTGTTTTGAGGCATTGCATTCAACGGGAGATGGAGAGAAAATAAAAGGAGTGTTAACACATGGAGGAAGGTACGTGCAATACAATGTGCACGGCAGTTTATTTGAGGTTTCTTCCAAATATGCCCCTCCTATTCGCCCCATTGGTCGCGGTGCTTCTGGCCTCGTCTG TGCTGCTGTAAACTCTGAGACACACCAGGAGGTAGCTATCAAGAAAATTGGCAATGCATTCGACAATATCGTTGATGCAAAAAGGACACTGAGGGAGATCAAACTTCTTCGCCATATGAACCATGAAAAT ATTATTGCCATTAAGGATATCATAAGACCACCAAAGAAGGAAGCTTTCAATGATGTATACATCGTTTATGAATTGATGGACACTGATCTTCATCAGATAATCCGCTCTAATCAACCTTTAACTGATGACCATTGTCAG TACTTCTTATATCAGCTTTTACGGGGACTAAAGTATGTGCACTCGGCAAAGGTCTTGCACCGTGATCTAAAGCCTAGCAATTTGCTGCTAAATGCAAACTGTGACCTCAAGATTGGTGACTTTGGCTTGGCTCGTACCACCACTGAAACCGATTTCATGACTGAATATGTTGTAACTCGCTGGTATCGAGCCCCTGAATTGCTCCTGAACTGCTCTGAATACACTGCTGCTATCGATGTTTGGTCCGTTGGATGCATTTTTGGTGAAATGATGACAAGAGAACCCCTCTTCCCGGGCAAAGATTATGTTCACCAGCTCAGGCTAATCACTGAG CTAATAGGTTCACCAGATGAAACCAGCTTAGGATTCCTGAGAAGTAACCATGCCAGGAGGTATGTCAAACAACTCCCAAAGTACCCGAAGCAGCAATTCTCGGCAAGGTTTCCTAACATGACCCCAGATGCCACTGATTTACTTGAAAAAATGCTACTCTTTGATCCCAACAAACGTATAACAG TGGACGAGGCTCTTTGCCACCCGTACTTATCTTCTCTCCATGACATCAACGATGAGCCTGCCTGCCCGACACCTTTCCTTGTAGATTTCGAGCAGTCATCCTTGACCGAAGAGATTGTCAAAGAGCTTATTTGGAAGGAATCGGTCAAGTTCAACCCAGACCCGTCTCATTAA